The Methanocella arvoryzae MRE50 genome includes a region encoding these proteins:
- a CDS encoding glycosyltransferase: MDISVVIPAYNEEKYLERCLKSLQRQQFGGNYEVIVSDDSSTDGTAKLAEALADRVITHPKSTISQGRQIGADASKYEVIAFTDADTFIPPNWLSSLASSLEDPEAAGVHGNLMPLDGNRLENHFCRYVLPPYSKLMVKINRPSVPGANFAVRRDAFNKAGGFNVRLSTGEDVELCNRIKCFGRILFNPESVVYVSTRRIRKWGYMKTVSFHITNTLRLHAFGYGEMEYEPVR, encoded by the coding sequence ATGGATATATCCGTAGTCATCCCCGCGTATAACGAGGAAAAGTACCTGGAGAGGTGCCTCAAGTCGCTTCAGCGCCAGCAGTTCGGCGGGAACTACGAGGTCATCGTCTCGGATGACAGCAGCACCGACGGGACGGCAAAGCTAGCGGAAGCGCTCGCCGACAGGGTGATCACCCACCCCAAGAGCACCATTTCTCAAGGCCGACAGATCGGCGCAGACGCCTCGAAGTACGAGGTCATCGCCTTCACCGACGCCGACACGTTCATTCCCCCCAACTGGCTATCCAGCTTAGCCTCCAGCCTCGAAGACCCTGAGGCGGCCGGCGTACACGGGAACCTGATGCCGCTGGACGGCAACCGGCTGGAAAACCACTTTTGCAGGTACGTGTTACCACCGTACTCGAAGCTGATGGTGAAGATCAACAGGCCCTCTGTCCCCGGCGCCAACTTCGCCGTCAGGAGAGACGCCTTCAACAAGGCCGGCGGCTTCAACGTCCGCCTCTCCACCGGGGAAGACGTAGAATTGTGCAACCGCATCAAATGCTTCGGGCGCATCCTTTTTAATCCAGAGTCGGTCGTCTACGTCTCGACCAGGCGCATCCGCAAATGGGGGTACATGAAAACCGTTTCTTTCCACATCACCAATACTTTGAGATTACACGCCTTCGGGTACGGGGAGATGGAGTACGAGCCAGTGCGTTAA
- a CDS encoding DUF460 domain-containing protein — protein sequence MPAQTTNVIFGVDIVHGSSRSRETPRYALVILNGEVERFPDISLFKLLRMIRQYRPDILAVDSITELAPNRKELIALLKRLPADVRLVQVTGNEHQEPLTRLAKDRGITFNPLNPVEEAFACACLAAMGVGYIVSVFEDRTIIKVSRARSLGRGGWSQNRYRRKVQGRVREKVRDIEAKLKAIDHEASVTQGFGGLVNGTFVVNKKRSELGALIHNSREEDVQVTVTSVEKDTIEFIPLEKKVREHLIVGVDPGTTIGVAVLNLQGELKGLISSRVMSIPDVIEYIREFGKPVIVATDVVPPPDTVEKIKRSFKATLFAPDERISVDEKVRLGKPYGYNNDHERDALSAAVKAFNTYKNKFAQIDRKAPSHLANDVKAMAIGGTAIDAAISRLIPKPAAKSRATAPAPGPVEGNADVEARLAELREQIRKKDEQIENLRAYVSELKREARDARQRLEARERKLNSLQQRGLDDLRKSKEITIRDKEIDRLKKEVYDERKRNAELRSNIDRLKQIRVLEFRGDKSPVKIIENLSKDAIMACDKKLGLKPGDIVFIRDAGGGPQAASMLIEKGVRVVIRGTFMSHLAEEKFLEAKMPVVSKEDVGLKLVDDFAVLDSHKLDAAIERWKQLLAKREKEKNVEWFNGIIADYKSERRREYRKEQRQSVNQYLGDYTDEE from the coding sequence ATGCCAGCCCAGACCACCAACGTCATATTCGGCGTCGACATCGTTCACGGGTCCAGCCGGTCCCGGGAAACTCCCCGGTACGCTCTCGTTATCCTGAATGGCGAAGTCGAGCGCTTCCCGGACATCAGCCTTTTTAAGCTTTTACGGATGATCCGCCAGTACCGACCGGACATACTCGCAGTGGACAGCATCACCGAGCTTGCCCCGAACAGGAAAGAGCTTATCGCCCTGCTGAAGCGCCTGCCGGCCGACGTCAGGCTGGTCCAGGTGACCGGCAACGAGCACCAGGAGCCGCTAACCCGGCTGGCCAAGGACAGGGGCATCACGTTCAACCCGCTTAACCCGGTGGAGGAGGCGTTCGCGTGCGCCTGCCTCGCCGCCATGGGAGTCGGGTACATAGTATCCGTGTTCGAGGACAGGACGATCATCAAGGTCAGCCGGGCACGGTCTCTGGGCAGGGGCGGGTGGAGCCAGAACCGGTACCGCCGCAAAGTCCAGGGCAGGGTGAGGGAGAAGGTGAGAGACATCGAGGCGAAGCTGAAAGCCATAGATCACGAGGCAAGCGTGACCCAGGGCTTCGGAGGCCTGGTCAACGGCACCTTCGTCGTTAATAAGAAGCGGTCCGAACTGGGCGCCTTAATACACAATTCCCGGGAGGAAGACGTACAGGTGACAGTAACCAGTGTAGAGAAAGATACCATCGAGTTCATACCGCTGGAGAAAAAAGTCAGAGAGCACCTGATCGTCGGCGTTGACCCCGGGACCACGATCGGCGTCGCGGTGCTGAACCTGCAGGGCGAGCTCAAAGGCCTGATCAGTTCCCGGGTCATGTCCATCCCGGACGTGATCGAGTACATCCGGGAGTTCGGCAAGCCGGTAATCGTGGCCACTGACGTGGTGCCCCCGCCAGACACCGTGGAGAAGATCAAGAGGTCGTTCAAGGCCACGCTGTTCGCCCCTGACGAGCGCATCTCGGTGGATGAGAAGGTCAGGCTGGGCAAGCCTTATGGCTATAACAACGACCACGAGCGGGACGCGTTATCGGCCGCGGTCAAGGCGTTCAACACCTACAAGAACAAGTTCGCTCAGATCGACCGCAAGGCGCCGTCTCACCTGGCTAACGACGTGAAGGCCATGGCCATCGGCGGCACCGCGATAGATGCTGCGATCAGCCGGCTGATACCGAAGCCGGCTGCGAAATCCCGGGCAACCGCGCCTGCTCCCGGGCCTGTCGAGGGCAATGCGGATGTGGAGGCCAGGCTGGCAGAGCTTCGGGAGCAGATCAGGAAGAAGGACGAGCAGATCGAGAACCTCCGCGCCTACGTGTCCGAGCTGAAGCGTGAAGCCCGGGACGCCAGACAGAGGCTGGAGGCCAGAGAGCGCAAGCTAAACAGCTTACAGCAGCGCGGCCTCGACGACCTGCGAAAGAGTAAGGAGATCACGATCAGGGACAAGGAGATCGACCGGCTCAAGAAGGAGGTCTACGACGAGCGTAAGCGGAACGCGGAGCTCAGGTCTAACATCGACCGGCTCAAGCAGATCCGGGTGCTGGAGTTCAGGGGCGACAAGTCCCCGGTCAAGATCATCGAGAACCTGAGCAAGGACGCCATCATGGCCTGCGATAAGAAGCTGGGCCTCAAGCCCGGGGACATCGTTTTCATCAGAGACGCGGGCGGCGGCCCGCAGGCGGCCTCGATGCTCATCGAAAAGGGAGTCAGGGTCGTCATCCGGGGCACCTTCATGTCCCACCTGGCCGAGGAAAAGTTCCTCGAGGCGAAGATGCCCGTCGTCTCGAAGGAGGACGTCGGCCTCAAGCTCGTCGACGACTTCGCGGTGCTGGACAGCCACAAGCTGGATGCCGCCATCGAACGGTGGAAGCAGTTGCTGGCGAAGAGAGAGAAGGAGAAGAACGTCGAGTGGTTCAACGGCATCATCGCCGACTACAAGTCCGAGCGCCGGCGGGAGTACCGCAAAGAGCAGCGGCAGAGCGTGAACCAGTACCTGGGCGACTATACCGACGAGGAGTAG
- a CDS encoding polyprenyl synthetase family protein, translating to MAIPVISILESYSVYTNQEIKRILDSRRKVGLLGDMMMYHLGWRDEELNPCEAKGGKQLRSTMCLLACEAISGKFDNALPGAAAVELVHNFSLIHDDIEDGDETRRHRPTVWKLWGVPQAINTGDAMDVVSYIAILELKVKPETMIKVLRVFNDTIMQLCEGQYLDMDFQTRKTVTVEEYIEMITGKTAALIEASTAIGAMAATDDQKVIDHFKAFGHKIGIGFQIQDDLLGIWGDPSKTGKSARNDIRNKKKTLPVLYALQYSKQKEELKQLYAKEQFSEADIDRVFQILTEAGAYEYTMKTAHRYRDEALAELEGLCPGSRAMDDLIAIGRFLVDRDY from the coding sequence ATGGCAATCCCGGTCATCTCTATCCTTGAAAGCTATTCAGTTTACACGAACCAGGAGATCAAGAGAATCCTAGACAGCCGCAGGAAAGTCGGGCTGCTCGGAGACATGATGATGTATCACCTGGGATGGAGGGATGAGGAGTTGAACCCGTGCGAGGCCAAGGGCGGAAAACAGCTCAGGTCCACCATGTGCCTGCTGGCCTGCGAGGCGATCAGCGGCAAGTTCGACAACGCGCTGCCGGGGGCTGCTGCCGTCGAGCTGGTCCACAACTTCTCCCTCATTCACGACGACATAGAGGATGGGGACGAGACGCGCCGCCACCGGCCCACAGTGTGGAAGCTCTGGGGCGTTCCCCAGGCGATCAACACCGGAGATGCCATGGATGTCGTCTCCTACATAGCCATATTAGAGCTGAAGGTCAAGCCCGAGACCATGATTAAGGTCCTGCGGGTCTTCAACGACACCATCATGCAGCTCTGCGAAGGCCAGTACCTGGACATGGACTTCCAGACCAGAAAGACCGTCACTGTGGAAGAGTACATCGAGATGATCACCGGCAAGACCGCCGCCCTCATCGAGGCATCCACCGCCATCGGCGCCATGGCAGCCACAGACGACCAGAAGGTCATCGACCACTTCAAGGCCTTCGGCCACAAGATCGGCATAGGCTTCCAGATCCAGGACGACCTGCTGGGCATCTGGGGCGACCCCTCCAAGACCGGCAAGTCCGCGAGGAACGACATCAGGAACAAGAAGAAGACGTTACCTGTATTATACGCCCTGCAGTACTCGAAGCAGAAGGAAGAGCTGAAACAGCTGTACGCCAAAGAGCAGTTCTCCGAAGCCGACATCGACCGGGTCTTCCAGATCCTCACCGAAGCCGGCGCCTATGAGTACACCATGAAGACCGCTCACCGGTACAGAGACGAAGCCTTAGCCGAGCTGGAAGGCCTCTGCCCCGGCAGCAGAGCCATGGACGATCTCATTGCCATCGGCCGGTTCCTGGTTGACAGGGATTACTGA
- the larB gene encoding nickel pincer cofactor biosynthesis protein LarB: protein MSVHDVLEKVKRGEIGVEEAERLLKIDYVERIGNHTVFDMSREARSGIPEVIYAEGKTPAKVGEIVEAVVRQKGMISVSRASEADHAEIIRRIGSDGVIHRPEARMIVVDRRKEKPAKTGKVGVLTAGTSDIPVAEEAAIIAEVMGCEVIRGYDVGVAGIHRLLDPLKLMISEGVACIIVVAGMEGALPSVVAGIAPVPVIGVPTSIGYGLGAGGIGALTTMLQSCSPGLVVVNIDNGFNAGATAALIARLKNS from the coding sequence ATGAGCGTCCATGATGTCCTGGAGAAGGTGAAGCGGGGAGAGATCGGCGTAGAAGAGGCGGAGCGGCTGCTGAAGATCGACTACGTGGAGAGGATCGGCAACCACACCGTCTTCGACATGTCCAGGGAGGCCCGGTCCGGCATCCCGGAGGTGATCTACGCAGAGGGCAAGACGCCGGCGAAGGTCGGGGAGATCGTGGAGGCAGTCGTGAGGCAGAAGGGCATGATAAGCGTGTCCCGGGCTTCCGAGGCAGACCACGCGGAGATCATCAGGCGCATCGGCAGCGACGGTGTCATCCACAGGCCCGAGGCCAGGATGATCGTGGTGGACAGGCGGAAGGAGAAGCCGGCGAAGACGGGTAAGGTCGGCGTCCTGACCGCGGGCACCTCGGACATTCCGGTGGCCGAGGAGGCCGCGATTATCGCAGAGGTCATGGGCTGCGAAGTGATCCGGGGCTACGACGTCGGAGTTGCAGGAATCCACAGGCTCCTGGACCCGCTCAAGCTGATGATCTCCGAGGGCGTCGCCTGCATTATCGTAGTCGCGGGCATGGAGGGCGCGCTCCCCTCCGTAGTGGCAGGCATCGCGCCGGTCCCCGTAATAGGCGTGCCCACCAGTATCGGATATGGCCTGGGAGCCGGCGGCATCGGCGCGCTGACGACGATGCTCCAGTCCTGCTCCCCCGGCCTGGTGGTCGTCAACATCGACAACGGGTTCAACGCGGGCGCCACAGCGGCGCTCATCGCGAGGCTTAAAAATAGCTAA
- a CDS encoding AAA family ATPase codes for MEQSGIEVRKYWDAAGGRMVIIVRNNGQSVCQATVEDAYPADISGLLCFAKSGGIVPAATASAGKITWRVAGLKPGEVRELVYTSLPRETLRDPSSKKRPTDRDAALLSTMGGLPPRLIFEDTAIDPIAKIPPPEIPAPSPEQPPAGEEPARELPAAEKAAVVISVGAGKGGTGKTTFSINLGIALAEMGFDTVLLDADTSMSNMASYMGIDVQCMKATLHEVLSGKAEPDKAVYRAFNNRLRIVPSGLSIAGFLGMDRNLLGDVISHFSRDADFIVIDTPAGYNKEVALSLYASDYLLLVLNPDEGSMIDGLKVQEMARILDVRVPGIVLNRYDMTGHQYSRSQIEQYFGTPVIAMLPEDGDMRRKDKVPAILASPCSKTSKEIYHVAETISGRKRDTQPVAKPFATRLMEALFKQ; via the coding sequence ATGGAACAGTCAGGCATCGAGGTCAGGAAATACTGGGACGCGGCCGGCGGCCGCATGGTGATCATCGTCAGAAACAACGGCCAGTCGGTTTGCCAGGCCACTGTCGAGGATGCCTATCCGGCGGATATCTCCGGCCTGTTATGCTTCGCTAAATCGGGCGGTATCGTTCCTGCCGCCACTGCCTCTGCCGGAAAGATCACCTGGCGGGTGGCAGGCCTGAAGCCCGGGGAAGTGCGGGAACTCGTTTACACCTCTCTGCCCCGGGAGACCCTGCGGGACCCATCCTCGAAAAAACGGCCGACTGACCGGGATGCCGCCCTTCTCTCCACCATGGGCGGCCTCCCTCCCAGACTGATCTTCGAGGACACGGCCATCGATCCCATCGCGAAAATTCCCCCGCCGGAAATCCCGGCGCCTTCCCCGGAGCAGCCCCCGGCCGGAGAAGAACCCGCCAGGGAGCTTCCTGCAGCTGAAAAGGCAGCTGTCGTTATCTCAGTCGGCGCAGGCAAAGGCGGCACGGGCAAGACCACCTTTTCCATCAACCTCGGCATCGCGCTCGCCGAAATGGGCTTCGACACAGTCCTGCTCGACGCCGACACCAGCATGAGCAACATGGCCTCGTACATGGGCATCGATGTCCAGTGCATGAAAGCCACGCTGCACGAAGTCCTGTCCGGCAAAGCGGAGCCTGACAAAGCCGTCTACCGGGCTTTCAACAACAGGCTTCGCATAGTGCCCAGCGGGCTGTCCATCGCGGGCTTCCTGGGCATGGACCGGAATCTGCTCGGCGACGTCATAAGCCACTTTTCCAGGGATGCCGACTTCATCGTGATCGACACCCCTGCGGGCTACAACAAAGAAGTTGCCCTGTCCCTGTATGCTTCCGACTACCTGCTCCTCGTGCTCAATCCTGACGAGGGCAGCATGATCGACGGCCTGAAGGTGCAGGAGATGGCCCGCATCCTGGACGTCCGGGTGCCCGGCATCGTCTTAAACCGATACGACATGACCGGCCACCAGTACAGCCGGTCCCAGATCGAGCAGTACTTCGGCACCCCGGTGATCGCCATGCTGCCCGAGGACGGGGATATGCGCCGGAAAGATAAGGTGCCCGCCATCCTCGCCAGCCCCTGCTCTAAAACGTCGAAAGAGATCTACCACGTCGCCGAAACCATCTCCGGCCGCAAGCGAGACACGCAGCCGGTCGCAAAGCCTTTTGCGACAAGGCTCATGGAAGCCCTGTTCAAACAGTAG